A DNA window from Thiothrix subterranea contains the following coding sequences:
- the dsbD gene encoding protein-disulfide reductase DsbD — protein MGIPAALSRYLNYFLVVFAVLFTLPLAMAADTSFDFGDESLTAEQAFALGQPALAGDKLTIQWVIAPDHYLYKDKFLVKIFDPQGVTVGEPELPSGEVKQDEFFGKIEAVHDLAAIQLPVKRTEAGKAGSFVVELGWQGCAQDVLCYPPELKAFKVDLPAPAAGEQPRVSWAETTPPEAVAKAADSMAPATTAVNSGAETQMSEQDEIAQTLASGNVLLTLLGFLGFGLLLAFTPCVFPMIPILSGIIVGQKNMTGRKAFILSLVYVLAMALTYTVAGVLAGLFGENLQAMFQNPWVLGTFSLIFVLLALSMFGFYELQMPSNVQSRLNNLSNKQEGGSLIGVAIMGALSALIVGPCVAAPLAGALIYIGQTGDAVLGGMALFALSIGMGIPLLLVGTSAGKWLPRAGMWMEAIKAVFGVMMLAVAIWMLERILPESVSLLLWAALFIISAIFLGALSNLPENTSGWRKFWKGWGILLLIYGGLLMVGSATGKGDLFQPLRGLSMGQAGAGGGAATASLQFNTVKTLADLEQAVKDGKGQPVMVDFYADWCVTCKEMEKYTFSDPAVQALLRNAILVKADVTETNAETKALLKHFQIVGPPAILFFNKDGEELRPFRQVGFMPAETFAGHLSKALQ, from the coding sequence ATGGGTATTCCAGCGGCATTGTCGCGTTATCTGAATTATTTTCTGGTGGTGTTCGCGGTGTTATTCACGTTGCCACTCGCAATGGCGGCTGATACCAGCTTTGATTTTGGGGATGAAAGTCTGACGGCTGAACAGGCATTCGCGTTAGGGCAACCGGCGTTGGCGGGTGATAAATTAACCATTCAATGGGTGATTGCCCCTGACCATTACCTCTATAAAGATAAATTTCTGGTCAAAATTTTTGATCCGCAAGGCGTGACGGTGGGCGAGCCTGAGTTACCGAGTGGTGAGGTTAAACAAGACGAATTCTTTGGCAAAATCGAAGCCGTGCACGATCTTGCTGCCATCCAATTACCCGTGAAACGCACCGAAGCCGGTAAAGCAGGCAGTTTTGTGGTGGAGCTGGGCTGGCAAGGCTGTGCGCAAGACGTATTGTGTTACCCGCCGGAACTCAAAGCGTTCAAGGTGGATTTGCCCGCGCCTGCTGCGGGGGAACAACCGCGTGTGAGCTGGGCTGAAACCACGCCACCGGAAGCGGTTGCGAAAGCAGCCGATAGTATGGCTCCGGCTACTACCGCTGTTAATTCTGGCGCAGAGACACAAATGTCTGAGCAAGATGAAATCGCGCAAACCCTCGCCAGTGGCAATGTGTTGCTGACCTTGTTGGGCTTTTTAGGGTTTGGTTTATTGCTGGCATTTACCCCGTGCGTGTTCCCGATGATTCCGATTTTGTCGGGCATTATTGTGGGGCAGAAAAACATGACCGGGCGCAAAGCGTTTATTCTGTCACTGGTTTATGTGTTGGCGATGGCGTTGACTTACACAGTTGCAGGCGTATTAGCGGGTTTGTTTGGGGAAAATTTGCAAGCGATGTTCCAGAATCCGTGGGTGTTGGGAACGTTTAGCCTTATTTTTGTGCTGCTGGCATTGTCGATGTTTGGCTTTTATGAATTGCAAATGCCTTCCAATGTTCAAAGCCGCTTGAATAATTTGAGTAATAAGCAGGAAGGCGGTAGCTTGATTGGCGTTGCCATTATGGGCGCATTGTCGGCGCTGATCGTGGGGCCGTGTGTGGCAGCACCGCTGGCGGGGGCGCTGATTTACATCGGGCAAACGGGTGATGCGGTGTTGGGTGGCATGGCATTGTTTGCGCTGAGTATTGGCATGGGGATTCCGTTATTGCTGGTGGGGACATCCGCCGGGAAATGGTTGCCGCGTGCGGGCATGTGGATGGAAGCAATTAAAGCGGTCTTCGGGGTGATGATGCTGGCGGTGGCGATTTGGATGCTGGAGCGTATTTTGCCCGAATCCGTGAGCCTGTTGCTGTGGGCGGCATTGTTTATCATTTCGGCGATTTTCCTCGGTGCTTTGAGCAACTTGCCAGAAAATACCAGTGGTTGGCGCAAATTTTGGAAGGGTTGGGGGATTTTGCTGCTGATCTATGGCGGTTTGCTGATGGTCGGCAGTGCCACGGGGAAAGGCGATTTGTTTCAGCCTTTGCGTGGTTTGAGCATGGGACAGGCTGGGGCAGGCGGTGGTGCTGCTACCGCTAGTTTGCAGTTCAACACGGTCAAGACCTTGGCGGACTTGGAGCAGGCGGTGAAAGATGGCAAAGGTCAGCCGGTCATGGTGGACTTTTACGCTGACTGGTGCGTGACCTGTAAGGAAATGGAAAAGTACACGTTTTCTGATCCGGCAGTGCAGGCGTTATTGCGTAATGCAATTTTGGTGAAAGCGGATGTGACGGAAACGAATGCGGAAACCAAGGCGTTGTTGAAGCATTTTCAGATTGTGGGGCCGCCTGCCATCCTGTTCTTTAACAAGGATGGCGAGGAATTGCGCCCGTTTCGGCAGGTTGGGTTTATGCCAGCAGAAACGTTTGCGGGGCATTTGAGTAAGGCATTGCAGTAG
- a CDS encoding thioredoxin family protein yields MKYLLLIPLTLALLAGATHAATPAGTPTQLEAGLVNPGAIDKPAWFKESFLDLRDDIKDATAANKRTVLYFYQDGCPYCTKLIQENFSKEDIAAKTQKNFDVIAINMWGDRNVTDVDGKETTEKAFAAELKVQYTPTMLFLDEAGKVVLRVNGYYAPDKFAMALDFVAGKHEKDGSFKDYFAKLKADGKTDSKVAATTDKTYTLPAALPAPLRLQDARKDSKRPLMVVFAQTECDTCDELYNDIFKRKELAYSLSNLDLAQANPDDDTKIQTPDGKEMTVADWAKTLEIKYSPSLVFFDTAGKEVFRTEAYFKAFHTHGAIDYVTSGAYAWMPEFQRYLQHRREALAAHGFPADLME; encoded by the coding sequence ATGAAGTACCTGTTACTCATTCCGCTCACGCTGGCATTACTCGCCGGAGCAACCCACGCCGCCACGCCCGCTGGCACACCCACCCAACTCGAAGCCGGTTTAGTCAACCCCGGCGCAATCGACAAACCCGCCTGGTTCAAAGAATCCTTCCTCGACCTGCGCGACGACATCAAAGATGCCACTGCCGCGAATAAACGCACCGTGCTGTATTTCTACCAAGACGGCTGCCCGTATTGCACCAAGTTGATCCAAGAAAATTTCAGCAAAGAAGACATCGCCGCCAAGACCCAAAAAAACTTCGACGTGATTGCCATCAATATGTGGGGCGACCGTAATGTGACCGACGTTGACGGCAAAGAAACCACCGAAAAAGCCTTCGCCGCTGAATTAAAAGTGCAATACACCCCCACCATGCTATTCCTCGACGAAGCCGGAAAAGTGGTGCTGCGCGTTAACGGCTATTACGCCCCCGACAAATTTGCAATGGCGCTGGATTTTGTCGCCGGTAAACACGAAAAAGACGGCAGTTTCAAAGACTACTTCGCCAAGCTCAAAGCCGATGGAAAAACCGATAGCAAAGTCGCTGCCACGACTGACAAAACTTACACCCTGCCCGCCGCGCTGCCCGCACCGTTACGCCTGCAAGACGCCCGCAAAGACAGCAAACGCCCGCTCATGGTGGTATTCGCACAAACCGAATGCGACACCTGCGACGAACTCTACAATGACATTTTTAAACGCAAAGAACTCGCGTATTCCCTCAGCAATCTCGACCTTGCCCAAGCCAACCCCGACGATGACACCAAAATCCAAACCCCCGATGGCAAGGAAATGACAGTGGCAGACTGGGCAAAAACGCTGGAAATCAAATACAGCCCCAGCCTCGTCTTCTTCGATACCGCTGGCAAAGAAGTGTTCCGCACCGAAGCCTACTTCAAAGCCTTCCACACTCACGGCGCGATTGATTACGTCACCTCCGGCGCGTATGCCTGGATGCCCGAATTCCAACGCTACCTGCAACACCGCCGCGAAGCCCTAGCCGCCCACGGCTTCCCAGCGGATTTGATGGAGTGA
- a CDS encoding putative toxin-antitoxin system toxin component, PIN family: MKVVIDTNILLSGLMLPNSIPGKIMQAWRENRFELVLSQFQLDEIGRVLAYPKIQKRLRWDETEITQFLQQLFLRSIYLGNIATVAEVPADANDNLIISAYIIGKAQYLVTGDKGIQALNEQYSILTAKEFVEQCHNQP; this comes from the coding sequence ATGAAGGTTGTGATTGATACCAACATCCTGCTGTCCGGTTTGATGTTACCCAACAGCATTCCGGGCAAAATTATGCAAGCATGGCGTGAAAACCGCTTTGAACTGGTGTTGAGCCAATTTCAACTGGATGAAATTGGGCGAGTATTAGCCTACCCCAAAATCCAGAAACGCTTGCGGTGGGATGAAACAGAAATCACCCAATTCCTGCAACAGCTATTCCTGCGCTCGATTTATCTGGGAAATATTGCCACTGTTGCTGAAGTCCCCGCTGATGCCAACGACAATCTGATTATATCGGCTTACATTATCGGCAAGGCGCAATACCTAGTGACGGGAGACAAAGGCATTCAAGCACTAAATGAGCAATACAGCATTCTGACTGCCAAAGAATTTGTGGAGCAATGCCACAACCAACCCTAG
- a CDS encoding type II toxin-antitoxin system prevent-host-death family antitoxin, whose amino-acid sequence MLREAPAMTVRQNLGELLNEVQYKRDQIVITKAGKPVAALIDMPLFERLRQMEQEFERMTRHMQQAFQDMQEADLSDLLDEAIHYSRSTYKAA is encoded by the coding sequence ATGCTACGCGAAGCCCCTGCCATGACCGTGCGCCAAAACCTTGGCGAACTGTTAAACGAAGTCCAATACAAGCGCGATCAAATCGTGATTACCAAAGCAGGCAAACCCGTTGCCGCCTTGATTGACATGCCGCTGTTTGAACGCCTACGCCAAATGGAACAAGAATTTGAGCGCATGACCCGCCACATGCAACAAGCCTTTCAAGATATGCAGGAAGCCGACCTCAGTGATTTGCTGGATGAGGCTATCCATTATTCACGCAGCACCTACAAAGCCGCATGA
- a CDS encoding SEFIR domain-containing protein — protein MPEPQKPKVFISYSHDSDAHRDFVRDLSNRLRTDGLDCLIDQYINGFPPEGWLIWMETQIELADFVLLVCTENYLKRFRGQERVGGKGVTHEGGVISQTLYDNYYLNDKFIPVLPQQGKYEHVPITLKRYSTYRLPEDYETLYRLLTNQAKFIPAPPGEIRQPSLLSRWFGSKKPAPVSAAHTAIAVYDQRFPVTDNNAMVGREQMLAQLNQYWEQHSVRVVVLQAWGGVGKTALVNLWREHLRLAADTAYAPQRIYCWSFQNQGSERAQTSSGQFFSHALEWFGAKQQKFSSEYDKGVYLAKLINTQRSLLVLDGLEVFQPWNSVQELKHQLNDLALFGLLKTLAQINLGLCVITTRQALDKRLLEHGGVVERQLSNLPMQAAVQLLQNAGIKGKAAQLEPVVKKYQRHAYSLVLLASYLKTYAQGDIRRLDTLPPLLDDDSEANWQGRQIMFAYADALNGKEELGLLYVVSVFEQAVERGLILELIRALKVGGYQTALSRLNLTRLDEPQRWAACCGRLRKQGLLLGNSDEWLDLHPLVRDFFRREFAQRHGGIKKIIHLELYTYYKALPEKELPDTLEEMQPLFSAVAHGCAAGLHEQALEEVYSPRILREGEHYLTKKLGAFSDDLATVAHFFTTPWHTPAAGLTEEAKPFLLSVAGFGLRALGRLREALEPMQANYDVKHERWLQAAQATSNLSELQLTLGDVAQAVESGARSSRYADQSGDWAQRMSKRTTHADALHQAGDTAAALALFREAEQLQQEHQPSYPRLYSLQGFRYCDLLLAQGSTAEVLERAEQTLEWAKQQGTLLLDIALNQLTLGRAHLQQLLLPSTSGIGAGGQGLHWLDQAVAGLRASGRQDYLPLGLLARAALHRHTHDFARARQDLQEVFEIADSSGMRLHLTDYHLEMARLLVAEEKEGNHRLPLQADVGATGGRPLQYHIAEAERLINETGYHRRDKELAELKASV, from the coding sequence ATGCCGGAACCCCAAAAGCCGAAGGTTTTCATCAGTTACAGCCACGATTCCGACGCGCACCGCGATTTTGTCCGGGATTTGTCTAACCGTTTGCGCACGGATGGGCTGGATTGCCTGATTGACCAGTACATCAATGGCTTTCCGCCTGAAGGCTGGTTAATTTGGATGGAAACGCAGATTGAGTTGGCGGACTTCGTTTTGTTGGTGTGTACCGAAAATTATCTCAAGCGTTTCCGGGGACAAGAGCGTGTAGGCGGTAAAGGTGTGACACATGAGGGGGGAGTGATTTCACAAACCCTATACGACAACTATTACCTCAATGACAAATTTATCCCTGTTCTGCCGCAGCAGGGTAAATATGAGCATGTACCGATTACCCTGAAAAGGTATAGCACCTACCGCCTGCCGGAAGATTACGAAACACTGTATCGCCTGCTGACCAATCAGGCGAAATTCATACCCGCGCCTCCGGGTGAAATACGCCAGCCATCCCTGTTAAGCCGGTGGTTTGGCAGCAAAAAGCCTGCCCCTGTCAGCGCAGCGCATACGGCTATTGCCGTTTACGACCAGCGCTTCCCCGTGACCGACAATAACGCGATGGTGGGGCGGGAACAGATGCTGGCGCAACTCAACCAGTATTGGGAACAGCATTCGGTGCGGGTCGTGGTATTGCAGGCGTGGGGCGGGGTTGGCAAAACCGCGCTGGTTAATTTGTGGCGGGAACACCTGCGTTTGGCTGCGGATACTGCGTATGCCCCGCAACGGATTTACTGCTGGTCGTTCCAGAATCAGGGCAGCGAGCGGGCGCAAACCAGTTCAGGCCAGTTTTTCAGTCACGCCTTGGAGTGGTTTGGTGCGAAACAGCAAAAATTCAGTTCCGAATACGACAAAGGGGTGTATCTCGCCAAGCTGATCAATACCCAGCGCAGCCTGTTGGTGCTGGATGGTCTGGAAGTGTTCCAGCCGTGGAATAGCGTGCAGGAATTAAAACATCAGCTCAACGATCTGGCGCTGTTCGGTTTGCTGAAAACCTTGGCGCAAATCAATCTTGGCTTGTGCGTGATCACCACCCGCCAAGCACTGGATAAACGCTTGCTGGAACATGGCGGGGTGGTGGAGCGCCAACTCAGCAACCTGCCCATGCAGGCGGCGGTGCAGTTATTGCAGAATGCCGGAATCAAGGGCAAAGCGGCGCAACTGGAGCCAGTGGTAAAAAAATACCAGCGCCATGCCTACAGTCTGGTATTGCTGGCAAGTTACCTGAAGACCTACGCACAGGGCGACATCCGGCGGCTGGATACGTTGCCGCCGCTGCTGGATGATGACAGCGAAGCCAACTGGCAGGGGCGGCAAATCATGTTCGCCTATGCCGATGCGCTCAACGGCAAGGAAGAGCTGGGCTTGTTGTACGTGGTGTCGGTGTTTGAGCAAGCGGTGGAACGTGGGCTGATCCTTGAGCTAATCCGTGCTTTGAAAGTTGGTGGCTATCAGACTGCCCTGAGCAGACTCAACCTTACCCGGCTGGATGAGCCGCAACGCTGGGCAGCCTGTTGTGGGAGGTTGCGTAAACAAGGTTTGTTGCTGGGCAACAGTGACGAATGGCTGGATTTGCATCCGTTGGTACGTGACTTTTTCCGCCGTGAGTTTGCGCAACGGCATGGTGGGATCAAAAAGATCATCCATCTGGAACTATATACTTACTACAAAGCCCTGCCGGAGAAGGAGTTGCCCGATACGCTGGAGGAAATGCAGCCGCTGTTCAGTGCTGTGGCGCATGGGTGTGCGGCGGGGTTGCATGAGCAGGCGTTAGAGGAGGTTTACTCGCCTCGTATCCTCCGCGAAGGTGAGCATTACCTGACGAAAAAACTCGGTGCTTTCAGTGATGACCTCGCTACCGTAGCGCATTTCTTTACGACTCCGTGGCACACCCCCGCAGCGGGTTTGACAGAAGAGGCAAAACCATTCTTGCTGAGCGTAGCAGGCTTCGGCTTACGCGCCTTGGGGCGGCTGCGTGAGGCACTGGAGCCGATGCAGGCAAATTACGACGTAAAGCATGAAAGATGGCTTCAAGCAGCGCAAGCAACAAGTAACCTCAGCGAACTGCAACTCACCCTCGGCGATGTGGCGCAAGCGGTGGAGAGCGGTGCACGCAGCAGCCGCTACGCCGACCAGTCGGGAGATTGGGCGCAGCGTATGAGCAAACGCACCACCCACGCCGATGCCCTGCATCAGGCAGGGGACACCGCCGCCGCCCTTGCCCTGTTCCGGGAAGCGGAGCAACTCCAGCAGGAACACCAGCCTTCGTACCCGCGCCTGTATTCGCTGCAAGGTTTCCGCTACTGCGACCTGCTGCTGGCGCAGGGCAGCACGGCGGAGGTGCTGGAGCGGGCGGAACAGACGTTGGAATGGGCAAAGCAGCAGGGAACATTGTTGCTGGACATTGCCCTAAATCAACTCACCCTCGGACGCGCTCATCTGCAACAACTCTTGCTCCCCTCTACCTCCGGGATAGGGGCTGGGGGTCAGGGTCTTCACTGGCTAGATCAGGCTGTCGCTGGTTTGCGTGCATCAGGACGGCAGGATTATTTACCACTTGGTCTGCTCGCCCGGGCTGCGCTGCACCGCCACACCCACGACTTCGCCCGCGCCCGGCAGGACTTGCAGGAAGTGTTCGAGATCGCCGACAGCAGTGGGATGCGGCTGCATTTGACGGATTATCATTTGGAGATGGCTCGGTTGTTGGTGGCGGAAGAGAAAGAGGGCAACCACCGGTTGCCCCTACAGGCAGACGTAGGGGCGACCGGCGGTCGCCCTCTTCAATACCACATCGCCGAAGCCGAACGTTTGATCAACGAAACCGGCTACCACCGCCGCGACAAAGAGCTTGCCGAATTAAAAGCATCCGTCTGA
- a CDS encoding RNA-binding domain-containing protein: MTPQELQTLIQQGENAAVEFKALPLRPEALAREMVAFANSAGGTILLGVADDGTVLGIDGSEQLEEWVMNIARTAVIPALTVTYETVAINATRVAVVGVPKGSDKPYQTGDKYLMRVGSTNRVATQAELMRLFQMSGVFHYDTLPVPNASINDLNMAALDSYFANYGFEFSKEADIARRQLLINTDILAPSGEPTIGGLLMFGINPSRYLPQAAIMFAHFNGLEIAAELIDRQEIIGTLPQQVDAAVAVMKNNLLRPSTIEGMKRKDTRQLPPDKVLREMVVNACVHRNYAIAGSRIRIFMFDDRIECISPGRLPNTVTVAKLRSGVSYASNPVLLKFMDNLRYIDRLGRGFPMIYREMQQIGKEVNVYELGEELRVVLPL, translated from the coding sequence ATGACTCCCCAAGAACTCCAAACCCTAATCCAACAAGGCGAAAACGCCGCCGTCGAATTCAAGGCATTGCCTCTGCGCCCTGAAGCCTTAGCCCGTGAAATGGTGGCATTCGCCAACAGTGCTGGCGGTACAATCCTGCTCGGTGTGGCGGATGATGGCACAGTGCTTGGCATCGACGGTTCAGAGCAACTCGAAGAATGGGTGATGAATATCGCCCGCACAGCCGTGATTCCCGCCTTGACCGTGACTTACGAAACCGTCGCGATCAATGCAACGCGGGTTGCGGTAGTCGGTGTTCCCAAAGGCAGCGACAAGCCTTACCAAACGGGTGATAAATACTTGATGCGGGTCGGCTCAACCAATCGCGTGGCGACACAAGCCGAATTAATGCGCTTGTTTCAAATGTCTGGCGTGTTCCATTACGACACCCTGCCAGTCCCCAACGCCAGCATCAACGACCTCAATATGGCAGCACTCGATAGCTATTTCGCCAACTACGGCTTCGAGTTTTCCAAGGAAGCGGATATTGCCCGCCGTCAGTTATTGATCAACACCGATATTCTTGCGCCCTCTGGTGAACCTACCATTGGCGGTTTGCTAATGTTCGGCATCAACCCGTCACGTTATTTGCCACAAGCGGCGATTATGTTTGCCCACTTTAACGGTTTGGAAATCGCGGCTGAGTTGATCGACCGCCAAGAAATCATTGGCACATTGCCCCAGCAAGTGGATGCTGCCGTCGCGGTGATGAAAAATAACCTGTTGCGCCCTTCCACCATCGAAGGCATGAAGCGCAAAGATACCCGCCAACTGCCGCCCGATAAGGTGTTGCGTGAAATGGTGGTGAATGCTTGTGTTCACCGCAATTACGCGATTGCTGGCTCGCGCATCCGCATTTTCATGTTTGATGACCGCATCGAATGCATCAGCCCTGGGCGTTTGCCGAATACCGTGACGGTGGCAAAACTGCGTTCGGGCGTGTCCTATGCTTCCAATCCGGTGCTGCTGAAGTTCATGGATAATCTGCGCTACATCGACCGTTTGGGACGTGGTTTCCCGATGATTTACCGCGAAATGCAGCAGATTGGCAAAGAGGTCAACGTTTACGAACTCGGCGAAGAGCTGCGCGTCGTGTTGCCCTTATAA
- a CDS encoding HAD family hydrolase has translation MQPTLKLIAFDLFGVVISDGHLVTHGLLPLLPPTVTKAAVKPYYDAYTGGQISEAAFWEGIGLTLESPIRQQFLNFFELDADLAAVTYALSQRYRLGILSNLGAEWGDMLEARFAFSERFEPRIISGAVKCQKPEPAIYEVLIKASGVGGEHIAFIDDRRENLAVAKRFGMTTIHYRREADAHPFEPDYTIESLADVLAIL, from the coding sequence ATGCAACCCACCCTCAAACTCATCGCCTTCGACCTATTCGGTGTCGTGATTTCCGACGGACACCTTGTCACCCACGGTCTACTACCGTTGTTACCACCCACCGTGACCAAAGCCGCCGTCAAGCCGTATTACGATGCTTACACCGGCGGGCAGATTAGCGAAGCGGCGTTTTGGGAAGGCATCGGCTTGACGCTGGAGTCGCCGATTCGCCAGCAATTCCTCAACTTTTTTGAATTGGATGCGGACTTAGCGGCAGTGACCTACGCGCTGTCACAACGTTACCGCCTCGGCATTCTTTCCAATTTGGGGGCGGAGTGGGGCGACATGTTGGAAGCGAGGTTTGCGTTCAGTGAACGTTTCGAGCCGCGCATTATCAGCGGTGCGGTCAAGTGCCAAAAGCCCGAACCCGCGATTTACGAAGTGCTGATAAAAGCCAGCGGGGTAGGGGGGGAACACATCGCCTTCATCGACGATCGCCGCGAAAATCTGGCGGTGGCCAAGCGTTTCGGCATGACCACCATCCATTACCGGCGCGAAGCCGACGCGCACCCGTTTGAGCCGGATTACACCATTGAATCCTTGGCGGACGTGTTGGCGATTTTGTGA